Proteins from one Malaya genurostris strain Urasoe2022 chromosome 2, Malgen_1.1, whole genome shotgun sequence genomic window:
- the LOC131432875 gene encoding cuticle protein-like: MSLKIAFAIFVLVGFAAAQQYYQAHQEEQHGPVHYEFNYDIHDDHTGDVHGRKEARKDDHTQGEYYLIDADGYKRTVTYQVDGKSGFIAQVHREPIKGYQAPQPVVQKVLAVPVQKQYYHH; this comes from the exons ATGTCGCttaaa ATCGCTTTTGCCATCTTCGTCTTGGTTGGATTCGCTGCTGCTCAACAGTATTACCAGGCTCACCAAGAAGAACAACACGGACCGGTTCACTACGAGTTCAACTACGATATTCACGACGATCACACCGGAGATGTGCATGGTCGCAAGGAAGCTCGCAAGGATGACCACACTCAGGGTGAATACTACTTGATCGATGCCGATGGTTACAAGCGCACCGTGACTTATCAGGTCGATGGCAAGAGTGGATTCATTGCCCAGGTACACCGTGAGCCGATCAAGGGATATCAAGCTCCGCAACCAGTGGTCCAGAAGGTTTTGGCTGTTCCAGTGCAAAAACAATACTATCACCATTAG